One stretch of Rhizobium glycinendophyticum DNA includes these proteins:
- a CDS encoding MBL fold metallo-hydrolase — protein sequence MRIHHLNCGSHCPLGGFLFDGSSRGLLANICTHCLLVETPKCLVLIDTGYGLKDILRASARRLPVTWPLFLNTRLREQDTAIRQIEALGFSSRDVRHIVLTHLDFDHAGGIADFPEAAVHVMSGERQAAENARSFVSRQRYRPAMWRDVTDWQMYEPDGEAWFGLSSVRDLRGLPPEILFVPLPGHTLGHAGVAIKSEGHWILNAGDSFMHNGQLDLAHPYCPVGIKAYQAIMSSNRRARIDNIERLRKLKQEHGNEVSIFASHDTGQLASMRYGNVSG from the coding sequence ATGCGTATCCACCATCTCAACTGCGGCTCACATTGCCCCCTCGGTGGGTTCCTTTTCGACGGATCGAGCAGAGGCCTACTGGCAAACATCTGCACTCACTGTCTACTTGTTGAGACTCCGAAATGTTTAGTTTTGATCGATACAGGTTACGGACTGAAAGACATCTTGCGAGCATCGGCGCGCAGACTCCCCGTTACCTGGCCGCTTTTTCTCAATACACGCCTTCGCGAACAAGACACCGCGATACGTCAGATCGAGGCCCTGGGCTTTTCGTCGCGTGATGTGCGCCACATCGTCCTCACGCATCTGGATTTCGATCACGCCGGCGGAATCGCCGATTTTCCAGAGGCTGCAGTCCACGTGATGTCAGGTGAGCGACAGGCGGCAGAGAACGCGCGAAGCTTCGTTTCCAGGCAACGTTACAGACCGGCCATGTGGAGAGATGTCACTGATTGGCAAATGTACGAGCCTGACGGTGAGGCATGGTTTGGCCTGAGTTCGGTCCGAGACCTTCGAGGACTACCTCCGGAGATACTCTTTGTTCCGTTGCCAGGTCACACGCTGGGTCATGCGGGGGTCGCGATCAAGTCGGAAGGTCACTGGATTTTGAACGCTGGAGACAGCTTTATGCACAATGGGCAGCTTGATCTGGCGCACCCCTATTGTCCTGTCGGAATCAAAGCCTATCAGGCAATCATGAGCAGCAATCGGCGTGCCCGAATTGACAACATCGAGAGGCTTCGCAAACTCAAACAGGAGCACGGTAACGAGGTCTCAATTTTCGCCTCCCATGACACCGGTCAACTGGCCTCCATGCGTTATGGTAACGTCTCCGGCTAG
- a CDS encoding response regulator transcription factor — protein sequence MSTNASTVYVIDDDTSLSQALCLLFESAGLSCQTYSDVEDFLAAEIGPEPGCLVLDVRLPGINGLEFQSKLGEYGINLPVVMMTGHADVPMSVRAMKAGAVDFLPKPFGDQELLDAVGIAIEKDCAARRNSSTVSGVVQMFQAMSLRERQVMTLVTSGLLNKQVAGQLGLSEISVKIHRGSAMRKMGARTLPDLVRMAEIVRGTRMMADERLEV from the coding sequence ATGTCGACGAACGCTTCAACCGTTTACGTAATTGACGATGATACTTCCTTATCTCAGGCATTGTGTCTTCTCTTTGAATCCGCTGGATTGAGCTGTCAGACGTATTCCGACGTGGAGGATTTCCTGGCCGCGGAAATTGGCCCTGAGCCAGGCTGCCTCGTCTTGGACGTGAGGCTGCCGGGAATCAACGGCCTCGAATTTCAGTCAAAACTCGGCGAGTACGGTATCAACCTCCCGGTTGTGATGATGACAGGGCATGCCGACGTTCCCATGTCGGTACGTGCGATGAAGGCGGGGGCTGTAGACTTTCTACCCAAGCCGTTCGGGGATCAGGAACTTCTTGACGCGGTCGGAATCGCGATCGAAAAAGACTGCGCAGCAAGGCGGAACTCGTCCACCGTTTCGGGTGTCGTTCAGATGTTCCAGGCTATGTCCCTGAGAGAGCGACAGGTCATGACGTTGGTGACATCGGGACTGCTGAACAAGCAGGTGGCCGGACAGCTGGGACTGAGCGAAATATCCGTAAAAATTCATCGCGGCTCCGCAATGCGCAAGATGGGCGCGAGGACGCTCCCGGACCTCGTGCGCATGGCCGAAATCGTCAGAGGAACACGCATGATGGCCGATGAACGGTTGGAGGTCTGA
- a CDS encoding PAS domain-containing sensor histidine kinase, translated as MSVDSVLPARRLPNVVALASALDVIPESVVIFGMDDVILFANKAAEALYGHPVNAAQGRNINDFLAMRHPHGLDEMKRLLLDTGEWSGECFRRSAMGMELKIGLDWTLARDDQGTPSFVVERSRDLTRVDEIAVQFRIASHRYENIFQAMAASFWELDFSGVRRMIGELMQAGISDLASHFHTDDAWIEEALRNTIVLDVNEKTVEMFGAESREAMIGGHVEAAWPKQSRHLFADALLCAIRREPRLSAETVLTRLDGTPFNALFTVCWPPGHEGKGSVLVGVIDISDRKRSEAELIASEARYRELFQAMSMGLLHLDTRRLWQIFNRLKQEGVADLRAHLESYPHLLQEAMEATVVAEVNVAAMALYRAASANDLVGKTVKSLWTPKGMKTFIRALESGYYLLPGFEEETEQLRLDGTTMAVHLSFNPSPALRAQGRLLVGLIDISERVAAEASLSELKKSFAHHTRLALLGEMTASISHEINQPLSAIMTYSAAGRRLLERAVVDTEKLLFIHDNIVADARRAADVITRTRRMATGKDADKVAVQVVTLVEEALRFVDHELKSNSVTIEKIFADEGGRVAVDPVQLQQVIVNLAINAIQEMQKVPHCKRLLQVRTGTKGDGVVIAVEDRGLGIQPENLSRLFETFFTTKTAGLGMGLAICKQIVEAHGGKLIATNTGSGALFETTLPRVP; from the coding sequence ATGTCGGTCGACTCGGTCTTGCCTGCAAGGCGATTGCCGAACGTAGTAGCCTTGGCGTCTGCTCTGGATGTAATCCCTGAGTCGGTTGTCATCTTTGGCATGGATGATGTTATTCTATTCGCCAACAAGGCGGCAGAAGCCCTCTACGGCCATCCCGTCAACGCGGCGCAGGGTCGCAACATCAATGACTTCCTTGCGATGCGACATCCCCATGGTCTGGACGAAATGAAACGCTTGCTTCTCGACACCGGGGAGTGGTCAGGCGAGTGCTTTCGGCGGTCGGCAATGGGAATGGAACTGAAGATTGGTCTAGATTGGACGCTGGCGCGCGATGATCAGGGGACACCTTCCTTCGTCGTTGAGCGGAGTCGAGACTTGACGCGCGTTGACGAGATAGCGGTACAGTTTCGCATCGCCTCTCATCGCTATGAGAATATCTTTCAAGCTATGGCCGCCTCCTTTTGGGAACTCGACTTCTCCGGTGTTCGGCGGATGATCGGCGAGTTGATGCAGGCTGGCATCAGTGACCTCGCAAGCCACTTCCACACCGATGATGCATGGATCGAGGAAGCGCTGCGCAACACGATCGTGCTCGATGTGAATGAGAAGACGGTGGAGATGTTCGGCGCTGAGAGCCGGGAAGCGATGATTGGTGGTCATGTTGAGGCTGCATGGCCAAAGCAAAGCAGACACCTGTTCGCCGATGCATTGCTCTGTGCAATAAGGCGGGAGCCACGCCTTTCCGCAGAAACGGTTCTCACCCGTCTGGATGGTACTCCGTTCAATGCTCTCTTTACCGTATGCTGGCCTCCTGGGCATGAAGGAAAGGGATCGGTGCTCGTGGGTGTCATCGATATCTCCGATAGGAAGCGCTCGGAGGCCGAGCTCATTGCCAGCGAAGCTCGTTACAGGGAGCTCTTCCAGGCCATGAGCATGGGCCTACTACATTTGGATACGCGACGGCTCTGGCAAATATTCAACCGGCTCAAACAAGAGGGCGTCGCCGATCTCAGGGCCCATCTCGAGTCGTATCCGCATCTCTTGCAGGAAGCGATGGAGGCAACTGTCGTTGCAGAGGTGAATGTTGCGGCTATGGCGCTCTACCGCGCGGCTTCTGCGAATGATCTTGTCGGCAAGACGGTGAAAAGTCTTTGGACACCCAAGGGTATGAAGACTTTCATCCGCGCCCTTGAGTCTGGGTACTACCTGCTTCCGGGCTTCGAGGAAGAAACAGAGCAGCTACGATTGGACGGCACCACGATGGCCGTCCATTTGTCATTCAATCCTTCTCCGGCGCTTCGGGCTCAAGGGCGGCTCCTCGTCGGCCTGATAGATATTAGCGAACGAGTAGCCGCTGAAGCTTCGCTCTCCGAGCTGAAGAAGTCGTTTGCCCATCACACCAGGCTCGCGCTTCTCGGCGAAATGACAGCGTCGATATCGCATGAAATCAACCAGCCACTCAGCGCGATCATGACCTATAGTGCCGCGGGGAGGCGACTTCTTGAGCGCGCCGTCGTCGACACTGAAAAGCTCCTGTTCATTCATGACAACATTGTTGCCGATGCCAGACGAGCAGCCGACGTCATAACTCGGACACGGAGAATGGCTACTGGGAAAGACGCCGACAAGGTGGCAGTTCAGGTCGTAACGCTCGTTGAGGAAGCCCTGAGATTTGTCGACCACGAACTCAAGAGCAACTCCGTGACTATCGAGAAGATTTTCGCCGACGAAGGTGGAAGAGTGGCAGTTGACCCAGTCCAGTTGCAACAGGTGATCGTCAATCTCGCGATCAATGCGATCCAGGAAATGCAGAAGGTTCCCCATTGCAAACGCCTGCTTCAGGTGCGGACTGGCACCAAAGGAGACGGCGTCGTGATCGCGGTCGAAGATCGAGGTCTCGGCATTCAGCCAGAGAACCTTTCTCGTCTATTCGAAACTTTCTTTACCACCAAGACAGCCGGCCTCGGGATGGGCTTGGCCATCTGTAAGCAGATTGTCGAAGCGCACGGCGGCAAGTTGATTGCAACGAACACGGGCTCCGGGGCCCTATTTGAGACGACTCTGCCTCGTGTACCTTGA
- a CDS encoding response regulator transcription factor, which translates to MIAKAVIYQASGLDIFVSEISVAVVDDDKSLRNALVGLLQVSDYSATGFESAESFLDSAEAEAVNCLITDVNMPGMSGIKLKKIMLNRRSYLPVIMITALKDKAVLEEAMESEQIFLLEKPFDSELLLECLYRIFW; encoded by the coding sequence ATGATCGCTAAAGCTGTCATTTATCAGGCCAGTGGATTGGATATCTTCGTGAGTGAAATCTCGGTTGCCGTCGTCGATGACGATAAGTCGCTACGAAATGCCTTGGTCGGTCTCCTTCAGGTTTCGGACTATTCCGCGACAGGTTTCGAATCGGCCGAATCTTTCCTTGATTCCGCGGAGGCTGAGGCAGTAAACTGCCTCATAACGGACGTTAATATGCCCGGAATGAGCGGAATTAAACTCAAAAAAATCATGCTTAACCGACGTAGTTATTTGCCAGTTATCATGATCACGGCCCTGAAGGATAAGGCAGTTCTTGAAGAAGCTATGGAATCGGAGCAGATATTCTTGCTGGAAAAGCCGTTCGACAGTGAATTATTGCTCGAATGTCTGTACCGTATTTTCTGGTAG
- the wrbA gene encoding NAD(P)H:quinone oxidoreductase, protein MAKVLILYYSAYGHIETMAQAIAEGVRSVGAEVDVKRVPELLSGEVCAARGYKMDQSAPVALVSELDQYDAIIFGSGTRFGTVTAQMRNFIDQTGGLWAQGKLVGKIGSVFTSSATQHGGQESTILGFIPTLLHHGMVVVGLPYAFAGQSGTEEVKGGSPYGASTIAGTDGARQPSAVELDGARYQGAHVARVAVKMFG, encoded by the coding sequence ATGGCCAAAGTTCTGATCCTGTACTATTCCGCATACGGTCACATCGAGACAATGGCGCAGGCGATTGCCGAAGGCGTTCGCTCAGTGGGGGCTGAGGTGGACGTAAAGCGCGTTCCCGAGCTCTTATCGGGAGAAGTTTGTGCGGCGCGTGGATACAAAATGGACCAATCCGCGCCGGTGGCATTGGTATCGGAGCTCGATCAGTACGACGCTATTATCTTTGGTTCTGGAACGCGCTTTGGCACGGTAACCGCCCAGATGCGAAACTTTATCGATCAGACCGGGGGCCTATGGGCACAAGGTAAACTGGTCGGCAAGATTGGCTCCGTCTTTACATCGTCGGCGACTCAGCATGGTGGTCAAGAGTCTACGATCCTGGGCTTCATCCCGACGCTCCTGCATCACGGCATGGTAGTCGTAGGCTTACCTTACGCATTTGCGGGCCAGTCTGGAACTGAGGAAGTTAAAGGAGGGTCGCCGTATGGTGCCAGCACCATCGCGGGAACCGACGGTGCCCGCCAGCCGTCGGCCGTGGAACTGGATGGCGCGCGGTATCAAGGTGCGCATGTTGCCCGGGTTGCCGTGAAGATGTTCGGTTGA
- a CDS encoding alpha/beta fold hydrolase → MKSVIALFMFCASLPFQVFANASAGSAERNFVQVDGVKLAYRELGSGDPIIMFTRLRGTIDTWDPAFINALAANYRVIMVDYPGVGYSEGQLPPDMVAVADTMAKFAKVLGIGKFNLVSWSWGGALGQTFLVKHPEMVNRAILMGTNPAGKVEHAMRDDWFELAVKPVNDLKDEETLFFEPAYEESLAAAKASHDRIYARAGVTEHIPSSMNVFKLYFAAAEKFHEDKEGIRKGLTKSDVPMLIICGDNDPGTPADNWFPLVRKIPRAQLLIMPRTGHGPHHQFPQLSADYIHAFLKAEL, encoded by the coding sequence ATGAAGTCTGTCATCGCATTGTTCATGTTTTGTGCCTCGCTACCGTTCCAGGTCTTCGCGAACGCGTCTGCCGGCAGCGCTGAAAGGAATTTCGTACAGGTTGATGGCGTGAAGCTCGCCTACCGCGAACTGGGGTCCGGAGACCCCATCATCATGTTTACCCGGTTGCGTGGAACCATCGACACCTGGGACCCGGCCTTCATCAACGCGCTGGCGGCCAACTACCGTGTCATCATGGTCGACTATCCTGGCGTCGGCTACTCCGAAGGCCAGCTTCCCCCCGACATGGTCGCCGTCGCCGATACGATGGCGAAGTTCGCCAAAGTGCTCGGCATTGGCAAGTTCAATTTGGTAAGCTGGTCGTGGGGAGGAGCGCTGGGCCAGACCTTCCTCGTCAAACACCCTGAGATGGTCAATCGAGCGATCCTCATGGGCACCAACCCTGCGGGCAAGGTTGAGCACGCCATGCGCGACGACTGGTTTGAGCTCGCGGTGAAGCCGGTCAACGACCTGAAGGACGAGGAAACTCTATTCTTCGAACCCGCGTACGAAGAGAGTCTCGCTGCCGCCAAGGCTTCGCATGATCGCATCTACGCTCGCGCTGGAGTAACCGAGCATATCCCGTCCAGCATGAACGTGTTCAAGCTCTACTTTGCAGCCGCCGAGAAATTCCACGAAGACAAGGAAGGTATTCGTAAGGGACTGACCAAGTCTGATGTGCCCATGTTGATAATCTGCGGCGACAACGACCCCGGCACGCCTGCCGACAACTGGTTCCCGCTCGTCCGCAAGATACCACGTGCTCAACTTCTGATCATGCCTCGTACCGGACACGGACCGCATCACCAGTTTCCGCAGCTTTCGGCAGATTATATTCACGCTTTCCTGAAAGCGGAGCTCTGA
- a CDS encoding SDR family NAD(P)-dependent oxidoreductase: protein MPRPTAIVTGASSGIGAIYAERLAARGYDLILIGRDMARLRSAANLLTGTYATSTTPLPLDLSIRADLELLLKRIREDKEIELLVNSAGVGPSGGVLDSDDEVLERMLHLNVSVLHALSVAAAKAFSQKGSGAIINIASVVALMPERFNGSYSAGKAFVLSLTQALDVELRQKGVRVQAVLPGFTRTEIFERAGLDTTVIPSGMMMDAGDMVDAALAGFDAGELVTIPSLRNENLWKAFDAARHELGPHLSLDRPAPRYLGTVPQ, encoded by the coding sequence ATGCCCAGACCCACTGCTATCGTCACTGGAGCGTCCTCCGGTATTGGCGCTATCTACGCTGAGAGGCTGGCCGCACGTGGCTATGACCTCATTCTTATCGGCCGAGACATGGCGAGATTGCGTTCTGCGGCCAATCTGTTGACTGGGACTTACGCAACCTCCACCACCCCTTTACCGCTCGATCTAAGTATCCGTGCCGATCTCGAGCTCTTGCTGAAGCGTATCCGGGAAGACAAAGAAATCGAACTTCTCGTTAATAGCGCTGGCGTTGGGCCGAGTGGCGGTGTCTTGGATTCCGACGATGAGGTACTCGAACGCATGCTCCATCTCAATGTCAGTGTCCTGCATGCGTTGAGCGTCGCAGCCGCGAAAGCCTTTAGCCAGAAGGGCTCGGGAGCGATCATCAACATCGCGTCCGTCGTCGCTTTGATGCCGGAACGTTTCAATGGAAGCTACTCTGCGGGAAAGGCGTTCGTGCTGTCCCTGACCCAGGCTCTGGACGTCGAACTCCGGCAGAAGGGCGTCCGAGTCCAGGCGGTCCTTCCCGGTTTCACCAGAACCGAAATCTTTGAGCGAGCGGGTTTGGACACAACAGTGATCCCGTCCGGGATGATGATGGATGCGGGCGATATGGTTGACGCAGCGCTTGCCGGGTTTGATGCGGGCGAACTCGTCACCATCCCGTCGCTCCGCAACGAAAACCTTTGGAAGGCGTTCGATGCCGCCCGCCACGAGTTGGGGCCGCATCTCTCGCTCGACAGGCCCGCCCCACGGTACCTCGGCACGGTTCCCCAATAG
- a CDS encoding alpha/beta hydrolase, with the protein MTKTIMLIHGAWLNAKSWEGFRAHYEAKGYTVVTPNWPYDDREPAELRANPHPMLKAVGVHGIIDHLEAEIRKLSEAPILMGHSAGGVWTQILLDRGFGVAGVAIDPAPTTGVRLGIHSIVSALPVLGSWGSWKRTMHMSRDFFGNRFANALPKNQIDEYYDRYIVPTAGKVYWDGILTSIGKVRWDNPDRAPLLLIGGGLDLIADASMTRAIYERQKRAPSKTALKIFEDRSHFTCIEPGWEEVADYALDWAMRNARAGGSNVTSLGVHYAA; encoded by the coding sequence ATGACAAAGACCATCATGCTCATTCATGGTGCCTGGCTCAACGCCAAGAGCTGGGAAGGCTTCCGGGCCCACTACGAAGCCAAGGGTTACACGGTGGTGACGCCGAACTGGCCCTACGACGACCGCGAGCCGGCCGAACTCCGCGCCAACCCGCATCCGATGCTTAAAGCTGTCGGTGTCCACGGCATCATCGACCATCTCGAGGCGGAAATCCGAAAGCTATCTGAGGCACCTATCTTGATGGGTCACTCGGCCGGGGGGGTCTGGACCCAGATACTGCTCGACCGTGGCTTCGGCGTCGCAGGTGTTGCAATCGATCCTGCTCCGACGACTGGGGTCCGGCTCGGAATACATTCGATCGTATCCGCATTACCCGTCCTGGGGTCGTGGGGTAGCTGGAAGCGTACCATGCACATGTCACGCGATTTTTTCGGCAATCGCTTTGCCAACGCCCTCCCGAAAAACCAGATCGACGAGTACTACGACCGCTACATCGTGCCGACGGCGGGCAAGGTCTACTGGGACGGCATCCTGACGTCGATCGGCAAGGTTCGGTGGGACAATCCTGACAGGGCTCCATTGCTTCTCATCGGGGGCGGTCTCGACCTGATCGCCGACGCAAGCATGACCAGGGCAATCTACGAAAGGCAGAAGCGCGCACCCTCCAAAACGGCGCTCAAAATTTTTGAGGACCGTTCCCATTTCACCTGCATCGAACCAGGCTGGGAAGAGGTCGCCGATTATGCACTCGATTGGGCGATGCGCAATGCGCGCGCCGGCGGGTCGAATGTCACGAGTCTCGGCGTCCACTACGCCGCTTAA
- a CDS encoding alpha/beta fold hydrolase, with protein sequence MSYITTKDGTEIFYKDWGPKDAQAIVFHHGWPLSADDWDNQMMFFLGQGFRVIAHDRRGHGRSTQTDTGNEMDTYAADVAELAEKLDLKNAIHVGHSTGGGEVVHYVARSKPGRVSKAVIIGAVPPIMVKSENNPGGLPIEVFDGFRAALIANRAQFFRDVPAGPFYGFNRAGAEVSEGVIQNWWRQGMMGGAKAHYDCIKAFSETDFTEDLKKIELPVLVMHGDDDQIVPYADSAPLSAKLLKKGTLKTYPGLPHGMCTTHPDVINADLLAFFKGSS encoded by the coding sequence ATGTCCTACATCACCACGAAAGACGGCACCGAAATTTTCTACAAGGATTGGGGTCCGAAGGACGCCCAGGCGATCGTCTTCCATCATGGCTGGCCGCTGTCCGCCGACGACTGGGACAACCAGATGATGTTTTTCCTCGGCCAGGGTTTCCGCGTCATCGCACATGACCGGCGCGGTCATGGACGCTCGACCCAAACGGACACGGGTAACGAGATGGACACCTATGCGGCGGATGTCGCGGAACTCGCCGAGAAGCTGGACCTGAAGAACGCCATCCATGTCGGCCATTCCACCGGCGGCGGTGAAGTCGTGCACTATGTTGCACGCTCCAAGCCTGGCCGTGTGTCGAAAGCCGTCATCATCGGTGCCGTACCGCCGATCATGGTGAAATCCGAAAACAATCCCGGCGGCCTGCCGATCGAAGTGTTCGATGGCTTCCGCGCAGCGCTGATCGCCAACCGCGCCCAGTTTTTCCGGGACGTTCCGGCCGGCCCATTCTACGGCTTCAACCGTGCCGGTGCCGAAGTCTCTGAGGGCGTGATCCAGAATTGGTGGCGGCAGGGGATGATGGGCGGAGCGAAGGCCCATTACGACTGCATCAAGGCCTTCTCGGAGACAGACTTCACCGAAGACCTCAAGAAGATCGAGCTTCCGGTTCTCGTGATGCACGGCGACGACGATCAGATCGTGCCATATGCCGACTCCGCGCCTCTGTCAGCAAAGTTGCTGAAGAAGGGCACGCTGAAGACATATCCCGGCCTTCCGCACGGCATGTGTACCACCCATCCGGACGTGATCAACGCCGATCTCCTAGCCTTCTTCAAGGGTTCGTCTTGA
- a CDS encoding MBL fold metallo-hydrolase, producing MTRLPPYSTSRRQFLSLAAGAALAGSPGMPANAAVAHRFIHGDFDISVLSDGFLTLSADILLPDAAPEVRLPILTSLGGDITGARVQANIPLIRYGDDLILIDNGAGGNFQPSTGRLEGNLRSAGVDPSSITKVVFTHAHPDHSGATTTSDGKVLYPNARYYIGRNEWDFWTDKNFETRRPKALHGFAKGAQRDLFAVEGRTTLLRNGDEIVPGMSVIDTPGHTPGHISLELAGRDNLLITGDACTNDVIFFEHPDWHFGFDTDGELALRNRRALLDRAASEKLKLLGYHWTYPGVGYADRAGGAYRFVAA from the coding sequence ATGACCCGTTTACCACCTTACTCTACAAGCCGAAGGCAATTCCTATCGCTCGCCGCAGGTGCTGCGCTGGCGGGCTCGCCAGGTATGCCTGCAAACGCCGCGGTGGCCCATCGTTTCATCCATGGCGATTTCGACATTTCCGTTCTGAGTGACGGCTTTCTGACCCTTTCCGCAGACATCTTGCTCCCTGACGCCGCCCCCGAAGTCCGGCTTCCAATTCTCACATCTTTGGGCGGCGACATAACCGGTGCACGTGTTCAGGCGAACATTCCGCTCATCCGCTATGGCGATGACCTAATCTTGATCGACAACGGTGCAGGAGGAAATTTCCAGCCCAGCACCGGAAGACTTGAAGGGAACCTCAGGTCAGCGGGCGTCGATCCATCTTCGATTACTAAGGTCGTATTTACTCATGCACATCCGGATCATTCCGGCGCGACGACGACAAGTGACGGCAAAGTGCTCTATCCCAACGCCCGGTACTATATCGGCCGGAACGAGTGGGATTTTTGGACAGACAAGAACTTTGAAACGCGGAGACCTAAGGCGCTGCACGGATTCGCCAAGGGTGCCCAGCGCGATCTGTTTGCCGTCGAGGGTCGAACGACATTGTTGAGGAACGGAGACGAGATCGTGCCAGGAATGTCGGTTATCGACACGCCGGGGCATACACCAGGTCACATCTCCCTCGAGCTCGCCGGCCGCGACAACCTCCTGATCACAGGGGATGCCTGTACCAACGACGTGATCTTCTTCGAGCATCCCGACTGGCATTTTGGTTTCGACACCGACGGTGAGCTTGCGCTGAGGAACCGCCGCGCGCTCCTAGATCGAGCCGCAAGCGAGAAGCTGAAGCTTCTTGGTTATCACTGGACTTATCCAGGCGTCGGCTACGCTGACCGGGCGGGAGGCGCTTACCGGTTTGTGGCCGCTTGA